The following DNA comes from Haloarchaeobius salinus.
CCGCGTCGGATGCTACCTCTCGGGCGGCGAGGTCGTCCGTCAGAAGAACGCCCTCGTGCTCTCTCGCGACTGCTAGCGCGGCGCGTTCTCCTGGGTCCAACTCGTCAGTCCCGACTCGACTTTCGTCGGCTTCGGCGAGTTCGTATGAGACCCCGGCTAATCCATCTGGAACACCACCGGCGCTGACTTCCTCGTAAACCGTCTCCGGAACCAGGAGTGTGTCGAACGTCGCGAGGAGTTCGAGCGAGTCGATTTCGGCGAGGTGAATGAGCGGTCCTGCGTCCGAGACAGCCGCAAGCGTCACGCGTTCAAACCCCAGTCGACGTCTTCCTCGACGACATCCCGCTCTCGTTCCGCTCGCTCGACTTTCGTCCGACCGACACGTTCGATCGCCTCCTCGCGGTCGAGTTCGCCGTCGAGGTACCGCGAGAGAACGAGGTTCTCCCATAGGTCTTCGAGCCCGCGTTCGAGTGCCCGCTCGAATACTTCGGACTCCGGAAGGCCACGGGCTTCAGCGATTTCTCGAACCCGGTCGGAGATTTCGGCGGCCATACCGTTCGATTGCTCGGCAACGTTCTTAAATCCGTGTCTGCCTACTCGGCGGGAACCTGACCGGGGCCTATGTCTACCGCGGCCAAAACCAGATACCCTCAGAGAGGCTTTCTACCGTCAAAAATGGCGGCCTCTGCACTCACGGAGGCTCCGGCCAGCACCAATTATAAAAATGTTGATGAGTGCGTTGTTGATGTGGAGATGCGAGGAGGTGTCGTTAGATGACTGGCTGGAAAGAGAATATGGGTATGTCGCAAGATACCGGACTGGTGAAGATCTACGTACCGATGAGCCACAAGGAGACGTGGCAGGAAGAAGCGGACGAGAAAAATTATAAGAGTACTAGTAAGTACCTGCACGAACTGATTCAAGAAGCCCGGGCGATTAGGGATGAAGGCTTCCTCGCGCCCCAGGGCAGCGACCAGGAAGTCCAGCGACTCAAGAAGAAAATCGAGGAGTTGGAAGACCGACTGTCGGAGGCGAAACAGCAGAGCAGGGATTCGGTGATGATAGACGATTCGGCGTTCCTGAAGCAGTTCCTCACCGAGGAGTACCAGACGTTCGACGAAGTGCTACAGCGGGTCGTCGAGAGTGACACCGTGGATGAACTGCTTCGAGAACCAATCGAGGACGAACTGTACTTCTTGGCTGCTCGTGAGGAGGTTGAGTTCGAGCACGGGCACGGATGGCGACTCGCCGACGGGGGTGAGGAGTGATGGCCGACGACTGGTACGAGACGGTCTACGAGAACAAGCACGATGCGATCAACGACTTCATCAAGCAGAAACAGACGACCGGCCGCAGTCCACGAACGTTGAACGAGTACAGCCGGGTGCTCAAACGGTACTACCACGAGCATTTCCCCGACCTCACACCGGAGGCGACGGAGGTTCGGCACATCGAGGAGTACCTGCGTATCCTGGACGACCGTGGCGTGAGTCAGAACACGAAGCGCCGCTACCTGGAGTCGTTGTCGGCGTTCTTCAGCTACGCGATGAAACGCCCCAGGTTCGAGGAGATAACGGGGAATCCGGCTGGTGTGGTGTTGGAGGAGATTCCAAAGCAGATCCGGGAGCGACCGGACTGTGCGACGTGGGAGAACGCGAAGAAAATTGTGAAGGCGATCCCGAATCCGCGGAATAAGGCTGTCGTCGTTTTATTGGCGAAGACCGGATGTCGGTTGGGGGAAGCACTGGAGATCAAGATGGACGACTTGATGCTCGACGACGGATTCGTTCGGTTGCGTGAGCGGAAGGGTGGAAAGCAGACGGTCGTGCCGATTGACCGCGAGACGATCCGGACGATCAAGCGGTTCAAACTGATCCGGCGGGATACGGATTTGGACTATCTGTTCGTAAGTATCCGTGACGACCGGCTAACGAAGACCGTGATTCAGCGAGCAGTGCGGGATGCGGCGGTCAGCGAAGGAATCATGCAGAACGAGGAAGATCGGTTCCACAAGAAATTCACGCCACACACCTTTCGGACGGTGTTCACGACGCTGATGCGGAACCAGGGCATGAAACAGCATGTTCTTCAGTATATTCGGGGGGACGCGAACAGCGAGACAATGGACATCTACACACGGGTCGACAGGGAGGAAGCGCGGGAGGAATACCTGAACTGTATCAAGCCACTTGGTCTGTAGCTATACAGGTCCAACCAAGGCGGCGAGCCAGCCCACCCACTTCGCAAGCGAACCAGATTCAGTCGTAACTGTTGTCATATCGAGTTGGTTGCTGATGTGGTCGGTCGCGATCTTCCCGATCAGGTCGACATCGGGAAGCCCCTCAACCATCACCGGCACACTCCAGTCGATGGTTTCATCCCGTTGGTTATGTCGACTATACAGAGTATACTGTAGACTGTTTCACAAAATATCTCACGCTGTCCGATCCATCGCCTCCTCTTGGTTCTGACGATACAGTTCTCCGTTTATGCCCTGTATCTCGCTGTAGCAGCGCATATATGATACCATTCTTATAACAAGATTTATTACGAACCGCGAACATAGATCAGAGTGGAATCAGGGTGATCAGCAATGGCCCTGCCGAACAGACCGACTAGTTCGTGGCTACAGAACTCCGGATTCCCGAGCCGACTGTTCGAAACCGATAGCAACGACTACGAACTGTACGAGGAGGACGACGAGTTCGTCCTGAGCGTCGAGATGCCGGGCTTCGATCCCGAAGAAATCGACGTTTCCTGGGACGAGGGTGTCCTCAACATCGCCGCCGAACACGAGGACGAGACGCGAGGTCAGCGCAAAACCTACCACCGTCGGTTCCGCTTCCCGAAGAACGTCGAGGACGAGGACATCACGGCGCAGTACAATAACGGGATTCTCGAAGTCCGGTTGCCGGTGATAACGGGAGCCACCACCCGTGGCAAGCAGATCGAGGTTCAGGCCTAACAGCGGCTCCATACCTCGTCACCGGGGTGTCGATCGATAGCCGTTTTTTCCGTGAACAGTCGAGGTGAGAACCATGCGACTCACGGTCAAACAGCTCAAAAACCGCGATCCAGGAAGCGGCATGGCAGTCATCGATCGTGAAGCGCTTCAAGAACTCGGCGTCAGCAGTGGTGACTTCGTCGCAATCGAGGGTCGTGACGGTGGACGAACAGTCGCCCGCGTCTGGCCTAGTAACACGAGCGACGCGGGGCACGGTATCATCCGTATCGACGGGCAGCTCCGACAGGCAGCGAACGTGAGCATCGACGATCGTGTTGAGGTCGAAAAAACGGAGGTCGAGCCAGCGGACCGCGTTACCGTCGCCCTACCACAGAATCTCCGGATCAGGGGCGATCTCAGCTCGCACCTCCGCGAACACCTCACCGATCAGGCAGTGACCGCGGGACAGACGGTAGCGTTCCCGATCGGGTTCGGTATGTTCTCCGGACGATCCGGCCGCCGCATCCCCTTGACGGTGGTCGATACACAGCCGAGCGGGACGGTCGTCATTCAGAATACTACCGACATCGAAACCGCCGACCAGAGCACACAAGAGGTTTCCGTCGAATCGGGTGACCCCGACGATTCGCCCACTCCTGGCGTCACATACGAGGACATCGGCGGGTTAGACGACGAACTCGAACAGGTCCGAGAGATGATCGAGTTGCCGATGCGCCATCCCGAGCTGTTCGGGACACTCGGTATCGAGCCACCTAAAGGGGTGCTGCTCCACGGCCCGCCGGGCACGGGGAAGACGCTGATCGCGAAGGCCGTCGCCAACGAGATAGACGCTCATTTCCAGACGATCAGCGGCCCGGAGATCATGTCGAAGTACTACGGGGAGAGCGAAGAGCAGCTCCGCGAGGTGTTCGAGGAGGCCGAGGAGAACGCTCCCGCGATCGTCTTCATCGACGAACTCGACTCGATCGCCCCAAAGCGAGAGGAGGTCAGCGGTGACGTCGAGCGACGAGTCGTCGCCCAGCTCCTCTCGCTGATGGACGGCCTCGAGGAACGCGGCCAAATCACGGTCATCGGCACGACCAACCGCGTCGATGCCATAGATCCGGCGCTCCGCCGTCCCGGCCGGTTCGACCGCGAGATCGAGATCGGCGTCCCCGACCGCGACGGACGTGAGGAGGTTCTCCGAATCCACACTCGTGGGATGCCGCTCGGCGATGGCGTCGATCTCGAACGCTACGCCGAGTCCACCCAGGGGTTCGTCGGCGCTGACTTGGAGAATCTTGCCAAAGAGAGCGCGATGCACGCGCTCCGACGGATTCGGCCGGAGCTGGATCTCGAAGAGGAAGAGATCCCTGCGAAAGTCCTCGATTCGATCGAGGTGACCGAGAACGACTTCAAAGAGGCACTGAAAGGCATAGAACCGTCGGCGCTCCGCGAAGTGTTCGTCGAGGTTCCCGATGTCACCTGGGACGACGTCGGCGGCCTCGATGACGCGAAAGAACGTCTGCAGGAGACCGTCCAGTGGCCCCTGGAATATGCCGACGCCTACGAGCGAGTCGCACTTGATCCGGCGAAGGGCGTCCTGTTGCACGGGCCGCCCGGCACCGGCAAGACCCTGCTGGCGAAGGCCGTCGCCAACGAGGCCAACTCGAATTTCATCTCGATCAAGGGGCCGGAGCTGTTCAACAAGTACGTCGGGGAATCCGAAAAAGGCGTTCGTGAAGTGTTCTCGAAGGCCCGCGAGAACGCACCCACGGTGATCTTCTTCGACGAGATCGACGCGATCGCATCAGAGCGTGGTCGGGGCGTCGGCGACTCGAACGTTGGCGAGCGTGTGGTCTCCCAGCTCCTGACCGAACTCGACGGCCTCGAGGAGCTCGAGGATGTCGTGGTGATCGCCACGACCAATCGCCCGGATCTCATCGACGATGCTTTACTCCGGCCTGGACGGCTTGATCGTCACGTTGAGGTAGATGAACCGGACGAAGCGGCCCGGCGTGAAATCTTCGAGATCCATGCCAGAGGCAGACCCTTGGCCGACGACGTCGACCTCGACGAACTCGTCGAGCGGACCGACGGCTTCGTCGGTGCCGACATCGAAGCAGTCTGCCGCGAGGCCGCGACTATCGCAGTCCGCGAGTACGTTCGCGCGACTGCGAGTGGCGAATCGGCCAACGTCGACGAGATCGAGCTGACGATGAACCATTTCGACCAGGCACTCGAGGAGGTCGACTCAAACGTCGGGTCCGGAACGCGGGAGTTCGAGGGGACACCTGAAGCGGTGTAGAACTCGCGGCCGTCTCCTACGTAGTTGAATCGTCGGCTCGATCTCCTCGGGGGCCATCGGCTTCTTCGATTTGTTCGGTCACACGCTCGTCGATCTGTTCGTCTATATCTCCAACCTCGGCTTCGACTTGTTCTTCGACCTCCGCTTCGAGGCGTTCGGAAACCTCTTCACCAACCTGCTGTTCGATCTCATCACTGACCTGTTCCTCGACCCGGATTCCCACTTGTTCCTCGACCTCGGTTTCTACCTCGTCGCCGACCTGGTTTTCCACCTCGGCCTCAACCTGTTGTTCGGCCTCCCGTGAAATCGTTTCCTCGAGGATCCGCTCGTAGATCGACATCTTCTCCCAAACTCTCAATAGGTAACCGATGACAAGGCCTCCCTCGAACGCGGCCACCCGGGGGTCGATACGGAATACGAGATACCCGAAGCCGGCGATGAAGAGCAAGCCGTACACCAGTTCGACGTGAAACTGCGTCTGTCTCCCTTGGAAGCGACCACTGAGCGTGCTCAGTGACATCGTTATCTGATATCTTCGTGTTTCGTGTCCAAAAGCCTAACTTGGAAACTTAGAGAGGTAGCCACCCGATTTCTGGTTCGATATCACTCCGGCGTAGGCAACTCATACGAGAAGGTGGAATCGCTCCGCCGCCTCGAACGTGATGAAGGCGATAACACCAGCGACGGTTGGGGTGGCAATCCATGTCGTCACGATTCGTTTCGTAGTAGAGGGGTCGAACAGATCAAGCTGGTCAGCTGCCCAGTCCGAACGTTCCGCATTTGAGAGCCCTTCTGGTCGGACGATCGCGTGAAGGGGAACCCGACGGCTCGCCCGCCCCCATCCGAGCCCGATGACACACGCGGTGAGCACGACGGCGAGACTCGCCGGGATGCCGGCCCAGCTCAGGCCGGTGAGGATCGAGGCCGCGATCGTTTCGGCGATCAGCGACGCTTCCAGCGATAGGTCCGTGATGTCCTCGCCAACGGTCTCCATCGTCCGGGGACCGATGGTGAAGGCACCGATCCCGATCGCCACGCCCGCGATCGCGACCCCCGGTATCATCTCGATCTGCCCGGAGCCGACGAGTGGTGCTACAGCGTTGGCGACGTTAGAGGCCCCGGCCGAGAACGCCATATAACAGCCGATCCCGATCACGACGAGTTCCGCGAATCGGCCCGCGTCGTCGGATTCGAAATCAAGAACGTCCACGACCGCGTCGTAGAAGTACCGCCCGACGAACGCACAGATCCAGAAGGCGAGGATCGTCGAGAGAACCCACCACATACCGACGACGCCGACGGTCCGCCAGTCAAGAACGCCGAGTGCTGCCCCCATCCCGACGACAGCGGCGACCGCTGTCTGGCTGGTACTGGTCGATACCTTGAGAACATTTCCGAGTAGGATGCCAAGTCCGATGAACAGGAGGACGCCGATCGACGCTCCGAGCGTGAAGTACTCTGCAGGGACGAAGTCCGTCCCCAAGGTATCGACGACGTTCGTGCCGATAGTGAACCCGCCGATCAGTACGAACACGGCCATCAACCCAGAGGCCTGTCGCATCGATAGCACGCCGCTTCCGGTCGCCGGCCCGAAAGCCACGCCGGTAGATGATCCTCCGATGTTCACGCCGACGAAGATGGCCGTTGCTATGCCGATGAGGAACACCACCGATAGCGCCATACGATCGGATATAGGGCATAATTCTGCAAAAGAATATTGATTTCGTGAGGGCGAGTAATTCCTAAGTGGATCCAGACAATATTTTCTGTTGGTATGACCCTCCAGCCGTGGCTGTATACGCTCTTCGTAGTCGTCGGAGGGTTCCACGTGCTCGCTGTCCTCTATGCGTATTGGTCCAAGCAGGTTTCCGACGATGGCGTGGAACCTGCGGACAGCACTGAACAGTCAGTACAATTAAGAGAAGTCGATTGCCCAGAGTGTGGGACTACTAACGAACGAGGATACAGGTACTGTGCGAACTGCGTGTCAGAACTCCCTGGAAGAAGCAATGTCGACGGAATGCCTATCGCACCTGTCGGGCGGCAAATTTTCTGATTATTCGATCCGGTCACCGGCAAATGAAAGAGTCAGCTCTTCGGCCTCGTAGATATTGATGAGTTCATTGATGATTTCGTCATAGGATTCGTCGTCGATTCGTAGATTGTCGAGTCGGTTGACCGTCTCCTCATTAAGGTCGATCTTCGGCATATGCGGATTATGGGGTTCCTCGTTCGTAAGACTCA
Coding sequences within:
- a CDS encoding nucleic acid-binding protein; the protein is MTLAAVSDAGPLIHLAEIDSLELLATFDTLLVPETVYEEVSAGGVPDGLAGVSYELAEADESRVGTDELDPGERAALAVAREHEGVLLTDDLAAREVASDAGVEVRGSIGVIALNYGRGLLDRDEAASRMRALQRETSLFVTEAVVERGIQMLDEQ
- a CDS encoding PAC2 family protein translates to MVEGLPDVDLIGKIATDHISNQLDMTTVTTESGSLAKWVGWLAALVGPV
- a CDS encoding CDC48 family AAA ATPase, coding for MRLTVKQLKNRDPGSGMAVIDREALQELGVSSGDFVAIEGRDGGRTVARVWPSNTSDAGHGIIRIDGQLRQAANVSIDDRVEVEKTEVEPADRVTVALPQNLRIRGDLSSHLREHLTDQAVTAGQTVAFPIGFGMFSGRSGRRIPLTVVDTQPSGTVVIQNTTDIETADQSTQEVSVESGDPDDSPTPGVTYEDIGGLDDELEQVREMIELPMRHPELFGTLGIEPPKGVLLHGPPGTGKTLIAKAVANEIDAHFQTISGPEIMSKYYGESEEQLREVFEEAEENAPAIVFIDELDSIAPKREEVSGDVERRVVAQLLSLMDGLEERGQITVIGTTNRVDAIDPALRRPGRFDREIEIGVPDRDGREEVLRIHTRGMPLGDGVDLERYAESTQGFVGADLENLAKESAMHALRRIRPELDLEEEEIPAKVLDSIEVTENDFKEALKGIEPSALREVFVEVPDVTWDDVGGLDDAKERLQETVQWPLEYADAYERVALDPAKGVLLHGPPGTGKTLLAKAVANEANSNFISIKGPELFNKYVGESEKGVREVFSKARENAPTVIFFDEIDAIASERGRGVGDSNVGERVVSQLLTELDGLEELEDVVVIATTNRPDLIDDALLRPGRLDRHVEVDEPDEAARREIFEIHARGRPLADDVDLDELVERTDGFVGADIEAVCREAATIAVREYVRATASGESANVDEIELTMNHFDQALEEVDSNVGSGTREFEGTPEAV
- a CDS encoding inorganic phosphate transporter — protein: MALSVVFLIGIATAIFVGVNIGGSSTGVAFGPATGSGVLSMRQASGLMAVFVLIGGFTIGTNVVDTLGTDFVPAEYFTLGASIGVLLFIGLGILLGNVLKVSTSTSQTAVAAVVGMGAALGVLDWRTVGVVGMWWVLSTILAFWICAFVGRYFYDAVVDVLDFESDDAGRFAELVVIGIGCYMAFSAGASNVANAVAPLVGSGQIEMIPGVAIAGVAIGIGAFTIGPRTMETVGEDITDLSLEASLIAETIAASILTGLSWAGIPASLAVVLTACVIGLGWGRASRRVPLHAIVRPEGLSNAERSDWAADQLDLFDPSTTKRIVTTWIATPTVAGVIAFITFEAAERFHLLV
- a CDS encoding DUF7577 domain-containing protein encodes the protein MTLQPWLYTLFVVVGGFHVLAVLYAYWSKQVSDDGVEPADSTEQSVQLREVDCPECGTTNERGYRYCANCVSELPGRSNVDGMPIAPVGRQIF
- a CDS encoding Hsp20/alpha crystallin family protein yields the protein MALPNRPTSSWLQNSGFPSRLFETDSNDYELYEEDDEFVLSVEMPGFDPEEIDVSWDEGVLNIAAEHEDETRGQRKTYHRRFRFPKNVEDEDITAQYNNGILEVRLPVITGATTRGKQIEVQA
- a CDS encoding tyrosine-type recombinase/integrase produces the protein MADDWYETVYENKHDAINDFIKQKQTTGRSPRTLNEYSRVLKRYYHEHFPDLTPEATEVRHIEEYLRILDDRGVSQNTKRRYLESLSAFFSYAMKRPRFEEITGNPAGVVLEEIPKQIRERPDCATWENAKKIVKAIPNPRNKAVVVLLAKTGCRLGEALEIKMDDLMLDDGFVRLRERKGGKQTVVPIDRETIRTIKRFKLIRRDTDLDYLFVSIRDDRLTKTVIQRAVRDAAVSEGIMQNEEDRFHKKFTPHTFRTVFTTLMRNQGMKQHVLQYIRGDANSETMDIYTRVDREEAREEYLNCIKPLGL
- a CDS encoding DUF7557 family protein; translated protein: MPKIDLNEETVNRLDNLRIDDESYDEIINELINIYEAEELTLSFAGDRIE